CTTATTGTGAATGACATGCGTCTAAAATTATTTTGGTATATTGTTAAATTAATCTTTATTCTCAAGTATTTGTTCTAAACACGAAAATTAGTTTGATACATACTAAAATTATATAAAATCTCTTCTCAGTGGGTGGTACATACAATTAATATCTATGCTCGTTTGATACCCGTCTTGATTGTTCTCGAGTCTTTTCGGGTATTTAGTATGTGCTCCAACTTCTAATCTTCATTATGCCCATATCTTGAGAAGGTCCTAGAGTTTTGAAATAAACATTATCTGGGTAAATGGTATCCACTTGTTAAATGCACGTTACTATAGCTGACCTTGATTTTTCAAGGATAAACTTTGTACTATTAAAATTAAACTATCGAATGTCTTTAGCTTATAATATTGTATAAAGAAATTACGAATTCTTTAGAAATGCTAATTAATATATTTCCTTTAATCAATTATTAGTGTAAAAATAATATCCATGACGTCCGAAGTTGAAATTAACAATCCTTACAAGAATAAGATGGCTAGAATAATGGTAGTGGATGATGAAAAAGATATTCTTAGAATTATTAAGAGAGATTTGGAAATAACAAATGAATTTCAGGTGGAAGTATTTTCGAGTGGACTTGATGCGTTGAGCTCATTTAAGAATCATGAATTAGGCTACTATGACGTAATTATCACTGATATTAGAATGCCTAGAATGAATGGTTTTGAGTTGTATAGACATATCAAGGAAATGTGCCCTAATACCAAAATTGCCTTCATTACTGCGTTTGAAATAAACAGAGATGAATTTACAAAAGTTCTTCCTTCCATCGATGTTAAAGATTTTATTATTAAACCGATCGATATGAATGATTTAATTTATAAGATTAAATCTATGTTAGCAATTTAAATGGAACTTTCATATCAAAAATGTTAAACAGCTCATAAATGATAAGTATAGTATCATCTAGAAATAATATTTTTTTGTTAATTCTTGTAATTGGCGTAGGTATATCTTTGTCCATATTATCTTATCATTATTCTGGTCTAACAGCAGATCAAATTGGTGAAATTGCTTCTGGTGATATCAGGTCAAATGCTATAATCGAAACAGATGGTCTTTCTAAAACTCTGTTGCATATTATAGATCCAGTATCTACTAACCTCGAGATCTTATCTAAAATTGTAAATTACAGCAATATAGATGGAACTGAAATAATTATGGATGAAGTCCAGAACTCAACAAAGTCATTGACGGAGGGATATTATTGGATAAATGAAGATGGTCGAATAGTCTCAATAAGTAACGTTAACTCTAATATAATTGATTCGTACAGTAGTATTGATTTGAGTAATAGAGAGTATTTTGTTATCCCTAAAGAGACTCATACTAGCTATTATAGTAGCGCAATAGAATCTATAGATAAAATTCCGCGACTTTATATTTCATATCCTATTATGGAAGAATCCACCGGAGAATCTGTGTTTAAAGGGGTTATCGTTGCATCAATCAAAATCCATGAATTAGGTCGTTTTTTACAAAGCGAGTTAGCACCTCAAGTAGCAGGCAATGTTGGATTAATGGATAAGAATGGTATTATTATTTATGGCAGTAATCCTTCGCTCATTGGAAAATATTATCTTGGAAAAGACTTTCAAGCCCTAGTGCCTGAGGAAATTAGAGGACCTTATAATTCTCTTCTGGCTAAAGGTCTGCAAGGATCTGCCGGAGCAGAAGATCTAGTATTGCTTGGAGGAAACAAGACAACTATTACTTATCAACCCGTCTACATAGGTGGAAAGTATTTGTGGACTTTGTTTGTAAGCTCTCCTCATCAATTAGCAGCTGAGGTGGGGTTTTTGATAAATAATCAGAAAAATTTTAGCACTTTAATGATCCTAATAATTGGAGCTGTAGCCTTGGGCATTGCGTTTTTGATCCTTTCCTGGAATAAACGACTGGAGTCGGCAGTAAATTCGAGAACTATCGAGCTAAAAGATGCAAATAATTCATTGATAAAATATAATAAGTTACTTGAATCGGCCAATGAAAAACTAAGCATTCATGATAAGATGCAAAAAGAATTCATAAATATTGCTGCTCATGAATTGAGAACTCCCATAATGCCTATACTTGGGGATGCGATATTTCTTGAAAAGCAATTCGAAGAGGGAAAAGAAGAAGTCAAAGTTGACAGAGAACAAGTGAGTTCTATTATTAGAAACGCCAAACGCTTAAAGAGATTGGCATCAGATATTTTGGATATTACTAAGATCGAAAGTCAGTCCCTGAAGCTTAACAAAGAACGCTTTAATATTAAGGACATAATTTTATCATCCATCAGTGATATAAAAACCCAGTTATTAAGCAGTAATCCAGAACAGCTAGAAAATTTGAATATGGTATATGAACCTAAAGACATCTATGTATTTGCAGATAAAAATCGAATCACTCAGGTTATTTTCAACCTTCTGGGTAATTCTGTAAAGTTTACTGAAAAAGGGTCGATCGGCATCGATGTAAAAATCGATAGAGATGTGATAAAAAATATTGAAAATGTGATCGTCAGTATATGGGATACTGGACAAGGTATCGATCCTGATATACTTCCAAGATTGTTTACAAAATTTGCTTCCAAGTCTTTTGAAGGTACGGGTCTAGGCTTGTTTATATCAAAGAGTATTATTAATTCTCATAATGGCAAGATCTGGGCAGTCAATAATCCTGATGGAGGCGCGACCTTTTATTTTAAAATACCTCTACAATGAATTGATTGAGGATAAATTAGTGATGCCTTTTCAGATAATATATAATCCCCATTGATCTCAACTTTGAAAGTATAGTATTAGAATGGAAAAATGACTAACCCGCAAAGTAAAATGAAATAAAATACAAATGCTTGATATAACGATGTTTAATATTTTTTTAATATTATTATTGATTGTTTTCCGTTTCATGTTTTGTTTTTTTGTCTAATCTTTTATTCCATAACTTACTTGCGACGAATAGCAAAACTATAGTTATTATCAGTGCTATTTCAAGAATTATTAAACTCATAATGGTAAGTGTCTCAAATATTTGAATCAATACTATGCCCATTATATTTCCCGTAATTAATGCGATAAAAAAAATCTTTAGTATCTCCTTCCTTGTCATGCTGCGATTATTTCTCCATATAATAAAATTAAATATATTTTTATTGAATTGATTTATTTACCTTGACTCAATAATTATTGAATTAATGTAGTCCATATTTGGAATCTATGGTACAAAATGTCAAACAAATTATTTTTTATTAAAAGCTATCAAAACCCCCACCATCAAAATCAAATCCTCCTCCTATGTCTCCGCCCTGCATGTCTACATTTTCTGTTGCTCCTGTTTCTGTGCCGGCTCCCGAATCAGATTCCGACCCCGTGGCACCGGTATCTCCTGTGTCTCCAGCCATTGAACTCTCCATTGGATTAAGGGCCATACCCATAAAAGACATCAACGACATAAAGAACACCATATCCATAATTCCAGAGAAAATCAAAAATGGCATCCATGATCTGTTGTTTCCCATAAATGTTTGGAGTTGGGCTTTATCACCTTGTGAATACCATTGCTGCGCCTGTCTCAATTTATTCTCTAGTTCCTGTTGTTTTGAAGTTAATACCTTTAAACCCGTGTCTGTTAATTTATATTGCATTTTCTTCCCCAAGAAAAATATTTTCTTTTCAACTTTAATAACCAATCGTTGACTTTCTAATTCCTTAAGAACTGTCTCAACTTCTGATTTTGTAAGTTTGGTAAATTTCATGATTTTATCTAAAGTAGTAAAATTCTTATATATTGCATTAAGAACTATGAAATGTGTTGGACTATCGTTAAGATTGAATGACATATTTATAAAATATGTAAAGTTATACTTAAATACTATTGTATTTTCTGCTATTCTACTAAATCGGTTTTGGTGATGAAAAAGGTGACATTTTAGTACCCAATCATTTACAAAATTTAATTAGATGGAAATTTTTTTTGCATTTTAGATTTCAAGTCAACTGAAGAATCATTACTCCTAATAATCCTACGATCATTTCTATATCCTACGTCATTGATATCAATACTATCCTCTCCATACACTTTTTAACAAATATCCTATTATGATAATTGAAATCATAACGAGAACCGAAGCATCAATAGAAACTAGGAGGTTAAAAATAGTTGTAGTTATACTAACTGTTTATCTAGCGGTAGAAATCGCGGCTGGATATATCACCGGTAGTCTGGCGCTAATCGCTGATGCTCTGCACATGTTTGCCGATGTCTTCGGAATTTCGCTCGTTCTTGTGGCTTCCATGTTTAGTAAAAAACCTCCAACTCCTTTACATACCTACGGATTCTATAGGTCTGAAATTCTCTCCTCTCTTGCCAATTGCGTTATTCTATTATTGATATCAATCTTTATCATATTTGAAGCCTATCGACGTATTTTTGAACCTCACAATATAGAAAGCTCCTTCATGCTGATCGTTGCTATAATGGGATTAATTGTAAATCTTTTTGGGCTTAGACTATTAAAAGGAACACATACGCATACGGATCATGTATTTTCTGAATCAACCCCGGAACATAATAATTTAGGAAAGACTGATGCCCTTCATATTCAAGGCGCAAAGCTAGAATTATTTAGTGATCTTCTGGGATCTGTTGCAATCATCATTGGAGCTGTTCTTATATTCTATACCAATTTTTATCTGATAGATTCTATAATTAGCTTTGGTCTTGCTCTGTTCATTATACCTCGTGTTTGGTATTTGTTTCAAAGATCGGTATCAATTTTGATGGAGAGTTCTCCTTCCAGTTTGTTGTATAAGGACATAAAGGATTCAATTCTACAGATAAGAGGTGTAACCGGAGTGTTTGATCTCCACATATGGAGTATAACATCCGGAAATATTGCATTATCTGCACATATAGTTATTTTTGATTCAACCAAATCACAAGAGATACTCCAAGAAATAAATTCACTCTTAGAAAAGAAATTTGGAATCTATCATACTACAATTCAGATCGAAAAATATCATATAGTTGATGATAGGGATCATTAAATGTTTTTTATTATTTTAACTTGAATTCGACTATAATGTCGTCATCAGTATTGGATAAAGTAGATATTTATGTATGCAACCTGATCAATATTCGTCCTCAATGGTTTCTGAAATAACTATCGCGCTGGATCTCGATTCTGTTTTGGCCGATGTAATGCAAATCTGGTTAGAAGAATATAATGATATTTTCAATACTGACATAAAAAAACGAGATATATCTGATTGGCACATACATAACATATTACCAATAAGTATACAACAGATAACGGATTTATTTATAATGGTCTGGAAAAAACGATGGCAGGATATACCTCCTACTAATAATGACATTTCAGATGTAATAAATCAATTGCAAGACAAGGGCTTTCGAATATCCATAATTACAAAGAGAG
The Candidatus Nitrosocosmicus arcticus DNA segment above includes these coding regions:
- a CDS encoding response regulator, whose product is MTSEVEINNPYKNKMARIMVVDDEKDILRIIKRDLEITNEFQVEVFSSGLDALSSFKNHELGYYDVIITDIRMPRMNGFELYRHIKEMCPNTKIAFITAFEINRDEFTKVLPSIDVKDFIIKPIDMNDLIYKIKSMLAI
- a CDS encoding sensor histidine kinase, with protein sequence MISIVSSRNNIFLLILVIGVGISLSILSYHYSGLTADQIGEIASGDIRSNAIIETDGLSKTLLHIIDPVSTNLEILSKIVNYSNIDGTEIIMDEVQNSTKSLTEGYYWINEDGRIVSISNVNSNIIDSYSSIDLSNREYFVIPKETHTSYYSSAIESIDKIPRLYISYPIMEESTGESVFKGVIVASIKIHELGRFLQSELAPQVAGNVGLMDKNGIIIYGSNPSLIGKYYLGKDFQALVPEEIRGPYNSLLAKGLQGSAGAEDLVLLGGNKTTITYQPVYIGGKYLWTLFVSSPHQLAAEVGFLINNQKNFSTLMILIIGAVALGIAFLILSWNKRLESAVNSRTIELKDANNSLIKYNKLLESANEKLSIHDKMQKEFINIAAHELRTPIMPILGDAIFLEKQFEEGKEEVKVDREQVSSIIRNAKRLKRLASDILDITKIESQSLKLNKERFNIKDIILSSISDIKTQLLSSNPEQLENLNMVYEPKDIYVFADKNRITQVIFNLLGNSVKFTEKGSIGIDVKIDRDVIKNIENVIVSIWDTGQGIDPDILPRLFTKFASKSFEGTGLGLFISKSIINSHNGKIWAVNNPDGGATFYFKIPLQ
- a CDS encoding MarR family transcriptional regulator encodes the protein MSFNLNDSPTHFIVLNAIYKNFTTLDKIMKFTKLTKSEVETVLKELESQRLVIKVEKKIFFLGKKMQYKLTDTGLKVLTSKQQELENKLRQAQQWYSQGDKAQLQTFMGNNRSWMPFLIFSGIMDMVFFMSLMSFMGMALNPMESSMAGDTGDTGATGSESDSGAGTETGATENVDMQGGDIGGGFDFDGGGFDSF
- a CDS encoding cation diffusion facilitator family transporter, which codes for MIIEIITRTEASIETRRLKIVVVILTVYLAVEIAAGYITGSLALIADALHMFADVFGISLVLVASMFSKKPPTPLHTYGFYRSEILSSLANCVILLLISIFIIFEAYRRIFEPHNIESSFMLIVAIMGLIVNLFGLRLLKGTHTHTDHVFSESTPEHNNLGKTDALHIQGAKLELFSDLLGSVAIIIGAVLIFYTNFYLIDSIISFGLALFIIPRVWYLFQRSVSILMESSPSSLLYKDIKDSILQIRGVTGVFDLHIWSITSGNIALSAHIVIFDSTKSQEILQEINSLLEKKFGIYHTTIQIEKYHIVDDRDH
- a CDS encoding 5' nucleotidase, NT5C type gives rise to the protein MQPDQYSSSMVSEITIALDLDSVLADVMQIWLEEYNDIFNTDIKKRDISDWHIHNILPISIQQITDLFIMVWKKRWQDIPPTNNDISDVINQLQDKGFRISIITKRERVTMPFVAHWLDLNNIPFNDIVFIFDDVSKSHFPFFLLVDDSPINAKEIVAPKQIIIFDQPWNKSLVSYTRINRLNELIDLV